Within Burkholderia diffusa, the genomic segment TAAATTTGCAATCCTGATCGGTTCGCCATCGGTCGCGGCGCAAACATGCCGCACCGCGCTCCGCGTTTTTTGTTCCACTCGGCGTTCGCCGTCGCGGCGCGCTACCCTGTCGATCTTCGCGCCGGCGCCCCCGGCCCGCCGCCAGATCCGAACCGATCGATGACCCGCATCCGAAACCACCTGAACATCGCGCAGCTCCAGGCATTCGTCTCCGCCGCGCATCACAAGAGCCTGCGCGCGGCCGCGCGCGAGCTCGGCGTCACGCAACCCGCGATCACACATACGATCCGCGAACTCGAGACGGCGCTGAACGCGGAACTGCTCGCCCGCAGCGTGCGCGGCGTCGAGCTGACCGCGTGCGGCCACGCGCTGCTGCCGCGCGCCGAGCAATTGCTGGGCGACATGCGCCGCACCGTCGAGGCCGTCGAGCAGGTGAAAGGGGAAATGTCGGGGCGCGTCGCGGTCGGCACGATGCCGTCGATCGCGCTGACCGCGCTGCCGCACGCGGTCACCGCCTTCCGCCAGTCGATGCCGAACGTCAGCCTGCACCTGGAGGAGGTGACGGTGCCGGACGCGCTCGCGCAACTGCGCAACGGCACGCTCGACATCGCTGCGATGCACCATGTGCCGGCCCTCGACCGCGATTTCACGCAGGTGCCGCTGCTGTCGACCGAGTTCACCGTCGTGATGCGCGAAGGCCACCCGCTGGCGCACGCGCGCCGGTTAGAGGAATTGCTCGACGCCGAATGGATCGTCACGGTCGGGGCGGAGCAATTCCCGCACAGCGTGATGGTCGGCATGTTCGAGGCGCGCGGGCTGCCGCTGCCGAAGCGCCTGCTGCGCTCGCCGATGTCGTTCGCGGTGACGCTCGGACTCGTCGCACGCTCCGACGTCATCGGCTGCTTCACGCGCCCGCTGGCCACGATGGTGGCGCCGCTCGGGATTCGCACGGCCGAGCTCGACGAAAGCATGCCGCGCTTCGACCTGTCGATCATCGCGCGGCGCGACCTGCTGCCAACGCCTGCCGTGTCGCAATTCGTCACCTGCCTGCAGCGCGCGGTCAACGAAACGCTCGGTTGAATCGTTCCTTCGTCTGAAACGGTCGCGCGCCGCACGCACGGCCGTCGGGTCCGGTATCGGGGCATGTCCTAGGCGCCCTGCCGGTATTTTGTCTTGATAATCTTGCGCACGTCGCGCGCCCGCATCGGGCAGCGAAACGGACAGTCCGACGCGAAGCCGCGCCGGGCCGAAGGCTTACGGCGCGGCACAACCGCGCACCCATCGAACAAAACGAGGAGTCACCGAGTGAAAAAGATTCTTGCGGCTGTGACCGTAGCCCTGCTCGCCGTATCGGCCGGCACTGCATACGCGAAGGACTGGACGACCGTGCGCTTCGGCGTCGACGCAAGCTACCCGCCTTTCGAATCGAAAGGCGCTGACGGCAAGGTGGTCGGGTTCGACGTCGATCTCGGCAACGAAATCTGCCGCCGCATGAACGCGAAGTGCGTGTGGATCGAAAACGACTTCGACGGGATGATCCCGGCGCTGAAGGCACGCAAGTTCGACGGCGTCCTGTCGTCGATGTCGATGACGCCGGCGCGCCAGGAACAGATCGCGTTCTCGTCGAAGCTGTTCAACACGCCGACGCGCCTCGTCGCGAAGAAGGGTGCCGGCCTGATGCCGACGGCCGAATCGCTGAAGGGCAAGTCGGTCGGCGTCGAGCAGGGCACGATCCAGGAAACCTACGCGAAGACGTACTGGGCGCCGAAGGGCGTGAACGTCGTGCCTTACCAGAACCAGGACCAGGTCTATGCCGACCTGATCTCCGGCCGTCTGGATGGCGCACTGCAGGACGCGGTGCAGGCTGAAATCGGCTTCCTGAAGACGCCGCGCGGCGCGAACTTCGATTTCGCCGGCAAGGACATCGACGATCCGAAGACGCTCGGCAACGGCGCCGGCATCGGCCTGCGCAAGGAAGACACCGACCTGAAGGCGAAGATCGACGGCGCGATCGCCGGCATGCGCAAGGACGGCACGTACGACAAGATCGCGAAGAAGTACTTCGATTTCGACGTGTACGGCAAGTAACACCGCGCAACGCGCGCTTCGCATCCGCGCAGACGGGCTCCGCAAGGAGCCCGTTTTTTTTGCTCCGCGCGCGACGAACGACGACGGGGCACGCGTGAACGAAGGGCGGCGGCAGCGTTATTTTTTACGCAACAACCCGATGATTCGTAAAGGAAATCGACTTGTCCGGTGCGTGGTTTGATAGGTTCGCGCAAGGCAACGTACAATCGATCTTCCACGCATACCGGATCACTCGCGGCTGCGCCGCCCTCCCCTCATCATGCAAACGCAGACCCATCCGCTGATTTCCCCCGCCGTCGGCACCGAACGTCAGATCACGAGCTTCCACTACGGCCCGCGCGGCGGGAAGAAGGTCTACATCCAGTCGTCGCTGCACGCGGACGAACTGCCCGGCATGCTGGTCGCCGCGCTGCTGCGCCGCAAGATCGCCGCGCTGGAGACGGCCGGCAAGCTGCGCGGCGAAATCGTCATCGTGCCGGTGCCGAACCCGATCGGCCTGTCGCAGCATGTGTTCGGCGATCACCTCGGCCGCTTCGAGCTCGGCTCGATGCAGAACTTCAACCGCAATTTCTACGATCTCGCGGCGCTCGTGGTGCCGCGCATCGAAGGCCGGCTGACGAACGATGCGCAGCGCAACCTCGGCGCGGTGCGCACCGCGATGCGCGAGGCGCTCGACGAGCAGAAGCCGCGCACCGAACTCGAATCGCAGCGCCTCGCGCTGCAGAAGCTGTCGTTCGACGCGGACATCGTCCTCGACCTGCATTGCGACAACGATGCGGTCATGCATCTGTATACGAACCCCGATCTGTGGGAAGACGTCGAGCCGCTGGCGCGCTATCTGGACGCGCAGGCGTCGCTGCTCGCGCTGAATTCGGTCGGCAATCCGTTCGACGAGATCCACAGCTTCTGCTGGTCGGATCTGCGCGGCCGCTTCGGCGACCGCTTCCCGATCCCGAACGGCGCGATTTCCGTCACGGTCGAACTGCGCAGCGAGCGCGACGTGTCCTATGAACTCGCGGAAAAGGATTCCCAGGCGATCGTCGAATACCTGACCGAACGCGGCGTGATCGACGGCACGCCCGCGCCGCTGCCGCCGCTCGCGCATCCGGCCACGCCGCTCGCGGGCACCGATCCGCTCGTCGCGCCGGTGTCGGGCGTGATCGTGTTCCGCACGCCGGTCGGCGCGTGGATCGAGGCCGGCCAGGAAGTGGCCGATATCGTCGATCCGCTGACCGATCGCGTGATCACGCTGAAGAGCAGCGTGTCGGGCGTGCTGTACGCGCGTCAGGTCGTGCGCTTCGCCACCGCCGGCATGGAAGTCGCGCGCATCGCCGGCGCGACGCCGATCCGCACCGGCTCGCTGCTGTCGGCGTGATCCTGAACTCCTGAGCCGCCCGAGCGGCCAGCGCGCTCGCCGCATCACGGCGCGCATGAACGAAATCGCCCGCTTGCGCGGGCGATTTGCTTTTCGGTCGGGCGTGATGCCCCGCGCCGCGACCAGGCAACGGCCGACGTTCAGAACGCCGGCACGATGGCACCGCCGAACTTCTGGTCGATGAACTTGCGCACGTCGTCCGATTCATAGGCCGCGACGAGCTTCTTCACCCACGGCTTGTCCTTGTCCTGCGCGCGCACCGCGATCAGGTTCGCGTACGGCCCGCGCAGATCCTCGATCGCAATCGCATCCTTCACCGGCGTGAGCCCCGCCTTCACCGCGTAGTCGGTGTTGATCGACGCGGCGTCGAGGTCGGGCAGCGCGCGCGGCAGTTGCGCGGCGTCGAGCTCGACGATCCTGATCTTCTTCGGATTCTCGGCGACGTCGAGCGGCGTCGCGTTCACGCCGTTCGTGCCCACGCCCGGCTTCAGCTTGATCACCCCGTACTTCTGCAGCAGCAGCAGCGCGCGGTTGCCGTTCGACGGATCATTCTGGATCCCGACCTTCGCGCCGGCCGGCAGGTCCTTCAGCGACTTGAGCTTCTTCGAATAGAAACCCATCGGCGCCGTGTAGGTCAGCCCGACGTTGACGATCCTGTAGCCGCGCTGCTTGATCTGGCTGTCAAGAAACGGCTGGTGCTGGAAACCGTTCGCATCGAGGTCGCCCGCGTCGAGCGCCGCGTTCGGCTGCACGTAGTCGTTGAACTCGATGACCTTGATCGCGAGGCCTTCGCGTGCGGCGACTTTCGTCACCTCGGTCCAGATCTGCGCGTCAGGGCCGCTCATCGTGCCGATCTTCAGCGTCTGGGAGTCGGCGTGCGCGCCGGGTGCGGCAAAGGCCAGCACCGCGGCAAGCGCGCCGAGGCCGGTCAGGATCGAACGTCGCATGGTGTCCTCTTGTCCCGTGTCGTTGTTGAAGCGCGCATCGTGGCACGGGCCCGCAACGGCACCAACCAAGCTAATTTCATGTGCATATTCCCGACCCCGATCGAACCTCAGGCGGAATCGGTATAACTCCCTGCTATACAACCGGGCAGAATCCAGTGTCGCTTCGGCACCACAGATTCGTCATATGACAAAGCCTGTCACATTCATTACGTGGCCCGCCGATAAAGTTGCGACCGGTCCGTGAAAGCGCCCAGAGAGAGCGCCGGAACCGCAACTGGACACGCCATTTATTCGCTCGGAGAATCCTTTGAACAAGAAACTGTTGACCATCGCCATCCTCGCAGCAACGGCTGGCGCGGCACACGCACAAAGCAGCGTGACCCTGTATGGCGTCATCGATGCCGGTATCAGCTACGTGAACCACAGCAAGACCGCGAACGGCGGCAGCGGCAAGCTGTTCAAGTACGACGACGGCGTGGCCCAGGGCAGCCGTTGGGGCCTGCGCGGCACCGAAGACCTCGGTGGCGGCCTGAAGGCGATCTTCGTGCTCGAAAACGGCTTCAACAGCGGCAACGGCACGATCGGCCAGGGTGGCGCGATCTTCGGCCGTCAAGCGTACGTCGGCCTGAGCCAGTCGCAATACGGCACGGTCACGTTCGGCCGCCAGTACTCGTTCTCGACCGACATCCTCGGTTCGAACTACTCGACGGGCGGCAACACGGTCGCGGGCAACTACGCGTACCACGTGAACGACATCGACCAGCTCACGTCGAGCCGCATCAACAACTCGGTGAAGTTCCAGAGCGCGAACTACGCCGGCTTCACGTTCGGCGCGTTGTACGGCTTCTCGAACTCGACCGACTTCGCCGGCGCACCGTCGACGACGACGGGCACCACGACGACGGCCGGTTCGTCGCGCGCATACAGCTTCGGCCTGAACTACGCGAACGGCCCGTTCGCCCTCGGCGCCGCTTACACGGACATCCGCTTCCCGAGCCAGTCGACGCCGGCATTCTCGACGTCGATCGCGAACATCGCGCTGACGAACATCCGCGACCTGCGCACGTACGGCGTCGGTGGCCGTTACATCTTCGGCCCGGCAACGGCATGGCTGCTCTGGACGCGCACGCAGTTCACCCCGATCGCGGCTGGCGCATCGGGCACGTTCTACAACGCGTATGAAGCAGGCGTGAAGTACGCGATCACCCCGGCCCTGTCGGCAGCAGCGGGTTACACGTACACGAACGCAACGCAAAGCGGCAACTCGGCGCACTGGAACCAGGGCAACCTGGGCCTCGACTACGCACTGAGCAAGCGCACGGACGTGTACGGCCTGGTCGTCTACCAGAAGGCATCGGGCAACGGCGTGCAAGCGCAGATCGGCTCGAGCACGAGCTACTTCAGCACGTCGGGCAACGGTTCGTCGAACCAGCTGGCCGCTCGTGTCGGTATCCGTCACAAGTTCTAAAGCATCCGCTTAACTTATCCGCTCATTTCGCGGAAGACGACGGCAAGAAGCGCCCCGCTCCACGCGGGGCGCTTTTTTATGGGCTTTTAAGTTTCGCTTAATTCTGGGCTGAGAGGATGCTCTCACCCCCCCTGTTGGCCGCCTGAGCATCGGCGGCTTTTTTTTTGAGACCCACTACGGCACCGCCATCAACTGCCCACAAGACAGGATCGGAGCCCAAGATGATCGAAGATACCGTTTTCAGCCATCTGCATGCGATTCTGACGCGCCAGCATTCGCTGCCGGTCCAGAGCTGTCGCGTGTCGGTCGAAATGCAGCGCCCGTGGGGCCGCCCGTACCGGCTCGTCGAATGGACGATGCATCTCGACGCGCCCGCGCGACGCCAGATCGTGCCGGCCGAATCGACCGACGAAGAGATCGCCGAGGTCGTCGCGTCGCACGTGCCGGGCCGCCTGTACGGCGACGGCCAGCTACAGTTCTGACTCCCCTCGGTCACCCGCCGCGGCCCGCATCGCGGCCGGCCCGCACGCATCGTGCGGCACTCGGTCTCGTTTGACGCGGCAACGAAGTCTGCTACGCTGCGCGTTTTCGTCCACGCAACACACGATGGAAAACGCATTCAACGAACGCGGCGTGATGGTCACGCGCAACGGCCTGTCGGCCGCCGGGCAGGTCTTCCCGCTGCGTGACATCCGCAACGTCGACGTCGTCAAGATCCCGAAGAATCGCCTCGTGCCGTCGCTGATCTCGCTGATCGGCGTGGCCGCCGCCATCGCCGGCGGCATCGGCGCATCGAGCGCCGCGCTGGTCGTCGGCGTGATGCTCGCCGTCGTCGGCTATCTCGCCTGGACCACGCAGGACGTCACGTACCGCCTGATGGTCGAGATGCCCGACGGCAAGCGCGAAGCGCTGTCGAGCGTCGACGCCGAATTCGTCGAGCGCGTCGCACAGGTCGTGCGCGACGCACGCACGGCGACGGCCGCCGGCTGATTTCCGCTGCGCGCGCCGACCACCTACTATTGAATGAGCGGCACGCCGCCGCGTCGTTCGAGGAGGTCGGCATGAACGCCCAATCGCTGTCCGGCATGCTGCGCGCGCAGGAACTGCTGCTCGTCTCGATGATCCGCACGCTGCCGCCCGACTCGCGCAGCGCGCTCGTCGATCTCTACGCCGAACAACTTGCGTTCGCCGAACAAGCCGGTTTCGAAGGCCACGGCGATCGCGCAACGCACGACGCGTTCATCGCGCATGCGCGCAACCTGCTGATTCGTATCGAGTCGCTGGCCTAGGGCCGGCCTGCTTGCCTCATCTTCGCCCCCGCGCGGTTCGCCTGATCCGCGCTGACGGCGCACGTCAGAAACGCGCTGCTCTGCGACCCAGTATCGCTAATAATTCTCATTTGCACTGGCGAAATTAGCAAATCCCTCATCGACAATGGGAGACCACCTGTGTGCATTGCTATCCACTGGCGCGGCACGCGGACGGCACGATCGTCGCGCACGGTACGCCGCGCGACGTGATGACGCCTGCCCATATCGCGCAGTGCTACGGATTCGCGGTGACGATGGTGGAAACGGGTGATGGGTCGCCGCGGGTCATGGTGCCGGCGTAGCACTCACTTGCCGCCGCATCCGTGCGGCAACCCTGCTCAACGCTCGACGTCCGCGGCGCCGAACGTCCGCATTTTCCATCCGAGCCGCACCGCAAGCATGCGCATCGTGAAGCCCGCCGCCAGCGCGACCACCGTTGCCAGCCCGGCATCGATGCCGAGATGCTGGCCCCCGACGTACAGCGTGCCCGTGAAGAACGCGACGCTCGCATACAGTTCCTCACGCAGGATCAGAGGCATCTCGTTGCACAGCAGGTCGCGCAGCATCCCGCCGCACACGCCGGTGATCGCGCCGGCCAGCACGACGATGATCGGCGCGGCGCCTGTCGACGCGCCGATATCGCAGCCGATGATCGTAAACGCCGCAAGACCGATCGCGTCGACGGTGACGAACAGCGTCTTCATCCGCGCGACGTGCCGCGCGGCCCACGACGCGACGGTTGCCGCGACAAGCGTGATCACCAGGTATTCGGGATGCGCGATCCAGCCGAGCGGATAGTGGCCGAGCAGCACGTCGCGCACCGTGCCGCCGCCGAGCGCCGTCACCGCGCCGACGAGCGCGAGCCCGAAGCGATCCATCCCGCGCCGCATGCCCATCAGCGCGCCCGACATCGCCTCCGCGACGATCGCGATCAAATAAAGCGTATGCATCGCGCGCCTCAGTCTTCGGTACGGAACAGGTCGAGCACGCGTTCGCGCTCGGCCGCATCGACGGCGGCGGGCATCGGCGCATCGGGCTTACCCTGCTCGCGCGATGCATCCCGCGAGTCGGATGCCGGCGCGCCGCCGCACGCGAAGCGGCTGCGGATGAACGGCGGCACGTCGGCCGTGCACGTGCCGCGTGTGTATTCGGCGTATACGAAGTCGCCGTCGACGAGCGCAACGTCCGGCGGCGGCATCGCGTCGACCGGCGTGCGTCCGTCGACCGCCGTCTTCATGTAGTCGAGCCAGACCGGCAGCGCGAGCGTCGCGCCGGTCGCGCGCCCCATCGGGCGCGGCGTGTCGTAGCCGAGCCACGCGACCGCGACGATGCCCGACGAGTAGCCGGCGAACCAGACATCCTTCGATCCGTTCGACGTGCCCGTCTTGCCGGCCGCGTCGTCGCGACGCAATGCGAGCGCGCCGCGCGCGGTGCCGGCCTTCACGACGTCGCGCAACATGCTGTCCATCATGAACGCATTGCGCGCCGACACGACGCGCGCGCCTTCAGGCATCGTCGCCTCGTACATCGCGCCGCCGTGACGCTGCTTCACCGACAGGATCAGGCGCGGCTCCATCCGCGTCCCGCCGTTCGCGAACACGCTGTATGCGCTTGCGAGTTCGAGCGGCGTCACCGCGCCCGCGCCGAGCGCGAGCGGCAACGACGCCGGATTGCGCTGCGCGTCGAAACCGAAACGCACCGCGTGCTGCTGCACGTAGCGCGCGTCGGCGGCCTGCATCAGGCTGACCGCGACCAGGTTCTTCGAGCGCACGAGCCCGCGCCGCACCGGAATGAAACCCTCGTAGCGGTTGCCGAAATTGCGTGGGCGCCACGGCCGCGCGCCGGTTTCCTCATGGGTCAGCGTGCGCTGCGTATCGTCGACCAGCACGCCAGGAAAGTAGCCCTTCTCCAGCGCCGCCGAGTAGACGAACGGCTTGAAGCTCGAACCCGGCTGGCGATACGCCTGCAGCGCATGGTCGAACACGTTGCGATTGAAATCCGCGCCGCCGACGAGTGCGAGCATGTCGCCCGTCGCCGCATCCAGCGACACGAGCGCGCCCTCGAGCGCGCCGCGCGCATTGCGCTTCGCGCCCGGCTGCCGGCTCAGCGTGTGCTGGAGCGCGGCTTCGGCCGCGCGCTGGTCGCGCATCGAGATCGTCGTGGTCACGTCGAGCCCGAGCGTGTACGCGTCGTCGTGAAAGCGTTCGACCATCATCCGGCGCGCGCGCTCCGCGACGTACGGCGCCGCGATGATGCCGGGCGGCGGCGTGGTCGCCAGCGCGATCGGCATGTCGACCGCCGCGCGATAGGCCGCGTCGTCGAGCTCGCCGAGCGCATGCATGCGGCCGAGCACGTAGTTGCGCCGCGCGGTCGCGCGTGCCGGGTTGACGACCGGATTGAACGCGGACGGCGCCTTCGGCAGCCCCGCGAGCACGGCCGCTTCGCCCGCGCTCAGCGCGTCGAGCGGCTTGCCGAAATACACGTTCGCGGCGGCCGCGAAACCATACGCGCGCTCGCCGAGATAGATCTGGTTCATGTAAAGCTCGAGCAGCTTGTCCTTGCTGTACTCCCGCTCGAGCTTGATGGCCATCAGGATCTCGGCGAGCTTGCGGCTCAGCACCTTGTCGCGAGTCAGATAGAAGTTGCGCGCGACCTGCATCGTGATCGTGCTGCCGCCCTGCCCCGGCTGCCCTGTCACGACGTTCGCGAACGTCGCGCGGGCAAGGCCGCCGATATCGATCGCGCCGTGCTGGTAGAACTTTGCGTCCTCGGCCGCGAGCAGCGCGTGCCGCATGAGTGGCGGAATCCGTTCGAGCGGCACGAATTCGCGACGCTCGACGCCGTACTCGGCCAGCAAGTCGCCGTCGCGGGAGAAAATCCGAAGCGGCAGCGCGGGACGATAGGCGGCCAGGTGTTCGACGGACGGCAACTGCGTCCAGATACGGTGGGTCGTCCATGCGCCGATGCCCGCACACGCGAGCGTCAGGCCGAGCAGCGCGCCCGCGAGCATGCGCCACGCGCGGCGCGGCGATGCGGGAGGCGGCGGAGGGTTGGCGGTGTGGTCGGTCATGCAGGCTCCTTCTTCGATGCGGCGAACGCGGGCGCGCAACAGGCGCCCGTCGATCACGGAAGGCGCGCATTGTCGGAGGGATGGCGGGATACCGGAACATTCTTTAGGCCAAGTTTGGCTGGCTAAATTTTATTTAGGAATGGTCGCGCGGGCGGCTGTGCGGGCTATGCAGACGAACCGCGCGGCGCACGCGCTCGTTCGCCTGTACCATCGTCTGCATGTTCGACACGTACCTGCGCCTGTGGGACCTCGTTCCCGACGGCGGCCCGATCCTGACCGCGAGCGGCGGCGTGCTGCCCGTCGTCTGGCACGCGCGGCCCGCGATGCTGAAGGTCGCGACCTGCGACGAAGAGCGCCGCGGCAATGCGCTGATGACCTGGTGGAACGGGGATGGCGCCGCCCGCGTGTGGCTGCACGACAGTGATGCGCTGCTGCTCGAACGCGCGCAACCGGAGCCGACGCTCATCGGCCTGTCCGCCGCGGGCCACGACGACGATACGATCCGCATCGCATGCCGCGTAGTCGCGCGGCTGCATGCGCATCACGCACCGCAACCGCCCGAGGTCGTGCCGCTGGCCGCCTGGTTCCATGCGCTGCTGTCGCACGATATGGGCGACGACGTGCTGCGGCGGTCGGCCACGACGGCACACCGGCTGCTGGCCGCGCCGCCCGTCGACGACGTCGTACTGCACGGCGACATTCATCACGGCAACGTGCTGCACTTCGGCGATCGCGGCTGGCTGGCGATCGACCCGAAGGGTCTGCGCGGCGATCGCGCGTTCGATTACGCGAACCTGTTCTGCAATCCCGCGCACGACATCGCCGTCGATCCGGCTCGCTTCGCGCGGCGCGTCGCGCTCGTCATCGAAGCCGCGCAACTCGACCGGCGCCGGCTGCTGCAATGGATCCTCGCCTGGGCGGGCTTGTCGGCGGTCTGGCTGATGGCGGACGACCTGCCGCCCGATACGCGGCTGCAGGTCGCAAGGCTGGCCGCCGCAGCGCTCGACGCGTAGCGTGCGGCGACGCCCGCCACGTCGGCTGCGTCGCGCGGCGGCACCAATGAAAAAACCCGCCGGCATGCACCGGCGGGTTTTTGTGTCCGACGTGTGCGACGCTTAGCGCGCCGGATTCAGCGTCAGGTTCATGTGACGGTTCACATCCTTGTACAGCAGATAGCGGAAGCGGCCGGGGCCGCCCGAGTAGCATGCCTGCGGGCAGAACGCACGCAGCCACATGAAGTCACCTGCTTCCACCTCGACCCAGTCCTGGTTCAGGCGATAGACGGCCTTGCCTTCGAGCACGTACAGGCCGTGCTCCATCACGTGGGTCTCGGCGAACGGAATCACGCCGCCCGGCTCGAACGTCACGATGTTCACGTGCATGTCGTGACGCATGTCGCTCATGTCGACGAAGCGCGTCGTCACCCATGCACCGTTGGTGCCCGGCATCGGGATCGGCTCGACGTCCTGCTCGTTGGTCACGAACGCTTCCGGCAGCGCAATCCCGTCGACGGCCTGGTAATGCTTGCGGATCCAGTGGAAACGCACGGCGGCATCGCTGACGTTGTGCAGCGTCCAGTCGGCGCCCGGCGGAATGAACGCGTAGCCGCCCGGCTTCAGCGTGTGCCGCTTGCCCTGCAGCGTCAGTTCGGCCTCGCCTTCGACGACGAACAGCACGGCCTCGGCGTTCTTGTCCTGCTCGGGCTTGTCGCTGCCGCCGCCCGGGTTCACTTCGACGATGTACTGGGAGAAGGTTTCGGCGAAACCCGACAGCGGACGCGCGATCACCCAGAGGCGCGTGTTGCTCCAGAACGGCAACCAGCTCGTGACGATGTCGCGCATCACTCCCTTCGGAATGACCGCGTAGGCCTCGGTGAACATCGCGCGATCGGTCAGCAGATCGGTCTGCGGCGGGTGGCCGCCATGCGGCGCGTAATACGTTGTCTTAGACATAAAGCATCCAGGCAATGGGTTGGTCCGGCCCCGGGTCGCAACGCAGGCGCGGCACGCGCGTGGGGCACGCGTGCGGCGGCGGGACATCGTTGCCGGGGTGGCTTGAAAGCGCGGGGCGCCTTCGTTCGGTCGGCCAGGCTTCGCGACGGCCCGCCCGGTTCAGCGAGCGGGACGAACATGCTTGCGGGTCCGGCGGCTGGGCCGCGGACACTCGGGTCATGCGGCAGGGCACGGAGGACGGCACGGTTCGATTCCGTACGCGGGCAGCGTTGACGATAGCGAAGTCGATCCTGATCGACCAATTAAATGTTGCGATGACCTCCATTCGATTTCGCACTACTCGCCGTTGCGCGCGACGCGCCAGTGCATGCGTGACGCAGGCGCGTCGACGTATCGGTGAAATCCTGAGGACCGAACGACAACGCGTCGATCAGCGATGGAGAAACGGGAATGGCCGAACCTGCGCGGCTGCATGTCGATGCAACTGGCGATGTCGTGTACGAGCGGGAAAGGTGAAGCGGAGAGAGTATGCCAACCCGTCGAGCGGGGCTGCGGCATGAACTGCGGGAGGGGTGAAGGCGCCGGTCTTGCCGGCGATGGCGGCCCGGCTGAGGCCGCCGGGCCGGCTGTCGGATCGGGTGCCGACGCGTCGGGCGCGCCGGTGCGCAAGCCGCGCACCGTGCCGCGCCCGCGGCGATCAGTCCCAGTCGCGGTGGTGGCGATGCTTGCGGTGACGATAGCCGCGATCGCCATGATCGCCGCGGTCGTACGAGTTGCGCGACAGGTTGCCGCCGAGCGCCGCGCCGGCGCCGCCGCCGACAGCCGCGCCCAGCAGGCCGCCCGTGCGGCCGCCCATCGCGTTGCCGGCCGCGGTACCCGCGCCGCCGCCGAGTGCGCCGCCGATGATCGCGCCGGTCCGCTCGCGACGGTTCGACGTCACGGCACCACCCGCGCCGCCGCCGATCGCGCCGCCGATCACGGAGCCCGTGCTGCCGCCGACCGCGCCGCCGACCGCTGCGCCGGCAACCCCGCCGAGCGCGCCGCCGAGCGCGTTGTTCAAGTCACCACCGGCCAATGCCGGCACTGCGGTCGCGCCGGTCAGC encodes:
- a CDS encoding ABC transporter substrate-binding protein; the encoded protein is MKKILAAVTVALLAVSAGTAYAKDWTTVRFGVDASYPPFESKGADGKVVGFDVDLGNEICRRMNAKCVWIENDFDGMIPALKARKFDGVLSSMSMTPARQEQIAFSSKLFNTPTRLVAKKGAGLMPTAESLKGKSVGVEQGTIQETYAKTYWAPKGVNVVPYQNQDQVYADLISGRLDGALQDAVQAEIGFLKTPRGANFDFAGKDIDDPKTLGNGAGIGLRKEDTDLKAKIDGAIAGMRKDGTYDKIAKKYFDFDVYGK
- a CDS encoding DUF6232 family protein, with translation MENAFNERGVMVTRNGLSAAGQVFPLRDIRNVDVVKIPKNRLVPSLISLIGVAAAIAGGIGASSAALVVGVMLAVVGYLAWTTQDVTYRLMVEMPDGKREALSSVDAEFVERVAQVVRDARTATAAG
- a CDS encoding porin — protein: MNKKLLTIAILAATAGAAHAQSSVTLYGVIDAGISYVNHSKTANGGSGKLFKYDDGVAQGSRWGLRGTEDLGGGLKAIFVLENGFNSGNGTIGQGGAIFGRQAYVGLSQSQYGTVTFGRQYSFSTDILGSNYSTGGNTVAGNYAYHVNDIDQLTSSRINNSVKFQSANYAGFTFGALYGFSNSTDFAGAPSTTTGTTTTAGSSRAYSFGLNYANGPFALGAAYTDIRFPSQSTPAFSTSIANIALTNIRDLRTYGVGGRYIFGPATAWLLWTRTQFTPIAAGASGTFYNAYEAGVKYAITPALSAAAGYTYTNATQSGNSAHWNQGNLGLDYALSKRTDVYGLVVYQKASGNGVQAQIGSSTSYFSTSGNGSSNQLAARVGIRHKF
- a CDS encoding MetQ/NlpA family ABC transporter substrate-binding protein — translated: MRRSILTGLGALAAVLAFAAPGAHADSQTLKIGTMSGPDAQIWTEVTKVAAREGLAIKVIEFNDYVQPNAALDAGDLDANGFQHQPFLDSQIKQRGYRIVNVGLTYTAPMGFYSKKLKSLKDLPAGAKVGIQNDPSNGNRALLLLQKYGVIKLKPGVGTNGVNATPLDVAENPKKIRIVELDAAQLPRALPDLDAASINTDYAVKAGLTPVKDAIAIEDLRGPYANLIAVRAQDKDKPWVKKLVAAYESDDVRKFIDQKFGGAIVPAF
- a CDS encoding DUF2866 domain-containing protein — translated: MIEDTVFSHLHAILTRQHSLPVQSCRVSVEMQRPWGRPYRLVEWTMHLDAPARRQIVPAESTDEEIAEVVASHVPGRLYGDGQLQF
- a CDS encoding succinylglutamate desuccinylase/aspartoacylase family protein, which translates into the protein MQTQTHPLISPAVGTERQITSFHYGPRGGKKVYIQSSLHADELPGMLVAALLRRKIAALETAGKLRGEIVIVPVPNPIGLSQHVFGDHLGRFELGSMQNFNRNFYDLAALVVPRIEGRLTNDAQRNLGAVRTAMREALDEQKPRTELESQRLALQKLSFDADIVLDLHCDNDAVMHLYTNPDLWEDVEPLARYLDAQASLLALNSVGNPFDEIHSFCWSDLRGRFGDRFPIPNGAISVTVELRSERDVSYELAEKDSQAIVEYLTERGVIDGTPAPLPPLAHPATPLAGTDPLVAPVSGVIVFRTPVGAWIEAGQEVADIVDPLTDRVITLKSSVSGVLYARQVVRFATAGMEVARIAGATPIRTGSLLSA
- a CDS encoding trimeric intracellular cation channel family protein, giving the protein MHTLYLIAIVAEAMSGALMGMRRGMDRFGLALVGAVTALGGGTVRDVLLGHYPLGWIAHPEYLVITLVAATVASWAARHVARMKTLFVTVDAIGLAAFTIIGCDIGASTGAAPIIVVLAGAITGVCGGMLRDLLCNEMPLILREELYASVAFFTGTLYVGGQHLGIDAGLATVVALAAGFTMRMLAVRLGWKMRTFGAADVER
- a CDS encoding LysR substrate-binding domain-containing protein, yielding MTRIRNHLNIAQLQAFVSAAHHKSLRAAARELGVTQPAITHTIRELETALNAELLARSVRGVELTACGHALLPRAEQLLGDMRRTVEAVEQVKGEMSGRVAVGTMPSIALTALPHAVTAFRQSMPNVSLHLEEVTVPDALAQLRNGTLDIAAMHHVPALDRDFTQVPLLSTEFTVVMREGHPLAHARRLEELLDAEWIVTVGAEQFPHSVMVGMFEARGLPLPKRLLRSPMSFAVTLGLVARSDVIGCFTRPLATMVAPLGIRTAELDESMPRFDLSIIARRDLLPTPAVSQFVTCLQRAVNETLG